A region of Vigna radiata var. radiata cultivar VC1973A chromosome 6, Vradiata_ver6, whole genome shotgun sequence DNA encodes the following proteins:
- the LOC106763852 gene encoding calcium-dependent protein kinase 26: protein MGNTCRGSLKGKYIQGFSQPEDHSKRTTLSDRSDSEHPSSAKQNINSAENNNSNSTGVINNNNNPPFNSKRDSIMRRGLDNQAYYVLGHKTPNIRDLYTLGRKLGQGQFGTTYLCTENSTSNEYACKSISKRKLISKEDVEDVRREIQIMHHLAGHKNIVTIKGAYEDPLYVHIVMELCSGGELFDRIIQRGHYTERKAAELTKIIVGVVEACHSLGVMHRDLKPENFLLVNKDDDFSLKAIDFGLSVFFKPGQIFTDVVGSPYYVAPEVLLKHYGPEADVWTAGVILYILLSGVPPFWAETQQGIFDAVLKGHIDFDSDPWPLISDSGKDLIRKMLCSQPSERLTAHQVLCHPWICENGVAPDRAIDPAVLSRLKQFSAMNKLKKMALRVIAESLSEEEIAGLREMFQAMDTDNSGAITFDELKAGLRRYGSTLKDVEIRDLMEAADVDKSGTIDYGEFIAATVHLNKLEREEHLIAAFQYFDKDGSGYITVDELQQACAEHNMTDAFLEDIIREVDQDNDGRIDYGEFAAMMQKGNAGIGRRTMRNSLNLSMRDASSAQ, encoded by the exons ATGGGCAACACATGCCGTGGATCTTTGAAAGGGAAATATATTCAGGGCTTCAGCCAGCCCGAAGACCACTCCAAGCGCACCACCCTTTCTGATCGCTCCGACTCCGAACATCCCTCCTCAGCCAAACAAAATATCAATTCTGCAGaaaacaacaacagcaacagcaCCGGCgtcatcaacaacaacaacaatccaCCCTTCAACTCCAAGAGAGACTCCATCATGCGCCGCGGCCTAGACAACCAGGCATATTATGTCTTGGGCCATAAGACTCCCAACATTCGTGATCTATACACTCTTGGCCGCAAATTGGGACAGGGACAATTTGGCACCACTTATTTATGCACCGAGAATTCTACTTCCAATGAATATGCCTGCAAATCTATCTCCAAAAGAAAGTTGATTTCCAAGGAGGATGTTGAGGATGTCAGGAGGGAAATTCAGATAATGCATCATTTAGCTGGTCACAAGAACATTGTCACCATTAAGGGTGCTTACGAGGATCCTCTCTATGTGCATATAGTCATGGAGCTTTGTTCTGGGGGTGAGTTGTTTGATCGCATCATCCAGAGGGGCCACTATACCGAGAGGAAGGCTGCAGAGTTGACCAAAATTATTGTTGGGGTTGTTGAGGCTTGTCATTCCCTTGGGGTCATGCACAGAGATCTCAAGCCAGAAAACTTTCTTTTGGTCAATAAAGATGATGATTTCTCTCTTAAAGCAATTGACTTTGGCCTCTCCGTTTTCTTCAAACCCG GTCAAATTTTCACTGATGTAGTCGGCAGCCCATACTATGTTGCTCCTGAGGTTCTCCTCAAGCACTATGGGCCTGAAGCAGACGTGTGGACAGCCGGTGTCATACTGTACATATTGCTTAGTGGTGTACCACCATTTTGGGCAG AGACCCAACAAGGTATATTTGATGCAGTATTGAAGGGACATATAGATTTTGACTCAGATCCTTGGCCTCTAATATCTGACAGTGGAAAAGATCTGATCAGAAAGATGCTGTGTTCTCAGCCTTCAGAACGGTTGACTGCTCATCAAGTGTTAT GTCATCCTTGGATATGTGAAAATGGAGTTGCACCTGACAGGGCAATAGACCCTGCTGTTCTTTCTCGTCTTAAACAGTTTTCTGCAATGAATAAGCTGAAGAAGATGGCATTGCGG GTGATTGCTGAAAGTCTATCTGAAGAGGAGATTGCTGGATTGAGAGAAATGTTTCAGGCTATGGATACCGATAACAGTGGTGCAATCACTTTTGATGAACTCAAAGCTGGTCTAAGAAGATATGGTTCTACCCTTAAAGATGTAGAAATACGTGATCTGATGGAAGCG GCTGATGTCGACAAAAGTGGAACCATAGATTATGGGGAGTTTATTGCTGCTACAGTTCATCTCAACAAACTAGAACGTGAAGAACATCTTATTGCAGCATTCCAATATTTTGACAAGGATGGCAGTGGTTATATTACGGTTGATGAACTTCAACAAGCTTGTGCAGAACATAACATGACTGATGCTTTTCTTGAAGATATTATTAGGGAAGTTGATCAAGATAAT GATGGAAGGATTGATTATGGTGAATTTGCTGCAATGATGCAAAAAGGCAATGCTGGAATTGGTAGGAGGACTATGCGCAATAGTCTGAATTTAAGCATGAGGGACGCATCTAGTGCTCAATAG
- the LOC106763850 gene encoding monosaccharide-sensing protein 2: MSGAVLVALAAAIGNFLQGWDNATIAGSILYIKREFKLESEPTIEGLIVAMSLIGATVVTTCSGSLSDWLGRRPMLIISSLLYFLSSLVMLWSPTVYILLFARLLDGLGIGLAVTLVPLYISETAPTEIRGLLNTLPQFTGSAGMFFSYIMVFAMSLTNAPSWRLMLGVLSIPSLIYFALTLFFLPESPRWLVSKGRMLEAKKVLQRLRGREDVTGEMALLVEGLGVGGDTAIEEYIIGPANEFSNAEDPSAANEQIKLYGTAEGLSWIAKPVTGQSSIGLLSRKGSIIANPSGLVDPLVKLFGSVHEKFPEAGSMRGSALFPHFGSMFSVGGNQLRNEDWDEESAAREGDDYVSDAXADDSDDNLQSPLISRQATXVDRDMAAPTXGSMRQGSLVQGEAAGNTGIGGGWQLAWKWSEKDGVVKRIYLHEEGGPGSRRGSLISLPGGDAPTLTDGEIVQAAALVSQSALYNKXLMHQQPVGPAMIHPSETAAKGPSWSDLFEPGVKHALIVGVGIQILQQFSGXNGVLYYTPQILEQAGVGYLLSNLGLGSXSASFLISCVTTLLMLPCIAVAMRLMDISGRRYASFSSNFLLDLLV; this comes from the exons ATGAGCGGAGCCGTTCTTGTTGCCCTCGCTGCTGCTATTGGCAATTTCCTGCAAGGATGGGATAATGCTACCATCGCAG GATCTATTTTGTACATTAAGAGGGAGTTCAAGTTGGAAAGTGAACCCACAATCGAAGGTCTAATTGTGGCTATGTCGCTTATTGGAGCCACTGTGGTTACCACGTGCTCCGGGTCCCTGTCAGACTGGCTAGGCCGACGACCTATGTTGATTATCTCCTCCCTGCTTTATTTTCTTAGCTCTCTCGTCATGTTGTGGTCCCCAACTGTCTATATTCTCCTCTTTGCAAGGCTTTTAGATGGATTGGGCATTGGTTTGGCAGTGACCTTGGTACCTCTTTACATATCCGAGACTGCTCCAACTGAGATTAGGGGATTACTAAATACCCTTCCTCAGTTTACTGGTTCTGCTGGAATGTTCTTTTCCTACATAATGGTGTTTGCTATGTCCCTTACCAACGCCCCAAGCTGGAGACTCATGTTGGGTGTTCTTTCAATTCCCTCTCTTATTTACTTTGCACTCACACTATTCTTCTTGCCCGAATCACCAAGATGGCTTGTCAGTAAAGGCCGGATGCTGGAGGCCAAGAAGGTTTTGCAGAGACTTCGTGGCAGGGAAGATGTCACTG GTGAGATGGCTTTACTTGTTGAGGGTCTCGGAGTTGGGGGTGATACCGCAATAGAAGAGTACATAATTGGTCCAGCCAATGAATTCAGTAATGCAGAGGATCCTTCAGCTGCAAATGAGCAGATCAAATTGTATGGGACGGCAGAAGGTCTATCTTGGATTGCTAAACCTGTCACTGGACAAAGTTCCATTGGCCTTTTATCTCGGAAGGGAAGCATTATTGCAAATCCAAGTG GTCTGGTGGACCCTCTTGTTAAGCTCTTTGGTAGTGTCCACGAGAAGTTCCCAGAAGCAGGAAGCATGCGTGGAAGCGCACTTTTTCCACACTTTGGAAGCATGTTTAGTGTGGGGGGAAATCAACTTAGGAATGAAGATTGGGATGAAGAAAGCGCTGCCAGGGAGGGTGATGATTATGTCTCTGATGCTGNTGCCGATGATTCTGATGACAATTTGCAGAGTCCATTGATCTCACGACAAGCAACANGTGTGGATAGGGACATGGCTGCTCCCACGNAGGGTAGCATGAGGCAAGGTAGTCTTGTGCAAGGAGAAGCTGCTGGAAACACAGGGATTGGTGGTGGATGGCAGCTGGCATGGAAATGGTCTGAAAAAGATGGCGTTGTCAAGAGAATATATTTACACGAAGAAGGTGGTCCTGGATCGAGACGTGGGTCTCTCATCTCCCTTCCAGGTGGTGATGCACCGACCCTAACGGATGGTGAGATTGTTCAGGCTGCTGCCCTGGTGAGTCAGTCAGCCCTTTATAACAAGGANCTTATGCATCAGCAGCCAGTTGGACCAGCTATGATCCATCCATCCGAAACAGCTGCAAAAGGACCAAGTTGGAGTGATCTTTTTGAGCCTGGAGTGAAGCATGCACTGATTGTGGGGGTGGGGATTCAAATTCTTCAACAG TTCTCTGGTATNAATGGTGTGCTCTACTATACACCTCAAATTCTTGAGCAAGCAGGTGTTGGGTATCTTCTTTCAAACCTGGGCCTTGGTTCTNNTTCTGCGTCTTTTCTTATTAGTTGTGTGACAACCTTGTTAATGTTACCTTGTATAGCTGTGGCCATGAGGCTCATGGATATATCTGGNAGAAGGTATGCATCTTTCTCTTCTAACTTTTTGTTGGATCTTCTTGTTTAA
- the LOC106763854 gene encoding monosaccharide-sensing protein 2 has translation MLPCIAVAMRLMDISGRRTLLLTTIPVLIVALLILVVGSLVEFNSSVNAFISTLSVIVYFCCFVMGFGPIPNILCSEIFPTRIRGLCIAICALTFWICDIIVTYTLPVMLNSVGLGGVFGMYAIVCIIAWVFVFLKVPETKGMPLEVITEFFSVGAKQAEAVSGS, from the exons ATGTTACCTTGTATAGCTGTGGCCATGAGGCTCATGGATATATCTGGCAGAAG GACCTTGCTGCTGACCACAATCCCCGTCTTGATAGTGGCTCTTCTGATATTAGTAGTAGGGAGTCTTGTAGAATTCAACAGTAGTGTGAATGCTTTTATCTCAACTTTGAGTGTCATTGTCTACTTCTGTTGTTTCGTCATGGGTTTTGGGCCAATTCCTAATATCCTTTGTTCAGAGATCTTCCCAACTAGAATTCGTGGTCTATGCATAGCTATATGTGCTCTTACATTTTGGATATGTGACATCATCGTCACGTACACGCTCCCAGTTATGCTTAATTCTGTGGGCCTTGGTGGTGTTTTTGGTATGTATGCGATCGTATGCATCATAGCTTGGGTGTTTGTCTTCTTAAAAGTTCCAGAAACCAAAGGCATGCCACTGGAAGTGATAACTGAGTTCTTCTCTGTCGGGGCAAAGCAAGCCGAAGCTGTCAGTGGTAGCTGA
- the LOC106763853 gene encoding homoserine kinase, with the protein MATATYFLCPSPASFKGSEMPIARFRCCSSGSGNSNSVSLNTRTEPRPVTTFVKAFAPATVANLGPGFDFLGCAVDGMGDIVSVRVDPQVHPGEIRISDITGHAPDKLSKNPLWNCAGIAAIEVMKMLSIRSVGLSLSLQKGLPLGSGLGSSAASAAAAAVAVNEMFGKRLSVEDLVVASLKSEEKVSGYHADNVAPSIMGGFVLIQSYEPLQLIELKFPAEKELYFVLVSPEFEAPTKKMRAALPSEIGMAHHVWNCSQAGALVAAVLKGDVVGLGKALSSDKIVEPRRAPLIPGMEAVKKAALQAGAFGCTISGAGPTAVAVIDDEPTGHAIAQHMIQAFLSHGNLKASAKVLQLDRLGARRILD; encoded by the coding sequence ATGGCGACGGCAACTTACTTCCTGTGTCCGTCTCCGGCGAGTTTCAAAGGCAGTGAGATGCCGATAGCAAGATTCAGATGCTGCAGCAGCGGCAGCGGCAACAGCAACAGCGTCTCGCTCAATACTCGAACGGAGCCCCGACCCGTAACCACATTCGTCAAAGCGTTTGCTCCAGCCACCGTCGCCAATCTCGGTCCGGGCTTCGACTTCCTAGGTTGCGCCGTCGACGGGATGGGGGACATTGTCTCCGTCAGGGTCGACCCACAGGTTCACCCGGGCGAGATACGCATCTCCGACATCACCGGCCACGCTCCCGACAAGCTCAGCAAAAACCCTCTTTGGAACTGCGCTGGCATCGCCGCCATCGAAGTCATGAAAATGCTCTCCATTCGATCCGTCGGCCTCTCGCTCTCCCTGCAGAAGGGCCTTCCTTTGGGAAGCGGTCTGGGATCGAGCGCCGCCAGCGCCGCCGCTGCGGCCGTGGCGGTGAACGAGATGTTTGGGAAGAGATTGAGCGTGGAGGATCTTGTTGTGGCGTCGTTGAAATCGGAAGAGAAGGTCTCGGGGTATCACGCGGACAACGTGGCCCCATCGATCATGGGGGGTTTCGTGCTGATTCAGAGCTACGAGCCACTGCAGTTGATAGAGCTAAAGTTTCCTGCGGAGAAGGAGCTGTATTTCGTGCTGGTGAGTCCAGAATTCGAAGCCCCGACTAAGAAGATGCGCGCAGCGCTCCCCAGCGAGATTGGGATGGCGCACCACGTTTGGAATTGCAGCCAGGCTGGCGCTCTGGTGGCGGCGGTGTTGAAGGGTGACGTGGTTGGTTTGGGGAAGGCTTTGTCCTCTGACAAGATCGTTGAGCCCCGGCGTGCCCCCTTAATTCCCGGCATGGAGGCTGTTAAGAAGGCTGCCCTTCAGGCTGGGGCCTTTGGCTGTACCATCAGTGGCGCTGGCCCCACCGCCGTTGCCGTCATCGATGATGAGCCTACCGGACATGCCATTGCCCAACACATGATTCAAGCCTTTCTCAGCCACGGCAATTTGAAGGCTTCTGCAAAAGTTTTACAGCTCGATCGCCTTGGTGCTAGACGCATTCTAGATTGA
- the LOC106763849 gene encoding glutamate receptor 3.2 isoform X1: MNVQLAYRRFFMNLLFLAFTFILLHGSSTAREEASRHDADDVVNIGAIFTLQTINGKVSKIAIEAAEQDVNSDPRILGGRRLSIKIHDSNFSSFLGFIGALKFLMTDTVAIIGPQTSGMAHVLSHLANELHVPLLSFTALDSTLTPLQYPYFVQTAPSDQFQMTAIADMISNYGWREVIAIFNDDDPGRNGVTVLGDKLAERGCKLSYKAALPPEPTATPSFITSQLVKIKSMESRIIVLHTFAKTGLLVFDLAQKQEMMSKGYVWIATAWLSTVLDSSSASNTSNSILGALTLRPHTPQSLKKQAFISRWKHLSNGSIGLNPYGLYAYDSVWTIARALNLFFDQKGKVSFSNKNLSSTGEENLNLGALSVFEGGKQLLDNILGINMTGLTGPIHFGSDRSPPHPSYEIINVIATGFRSIGYWSNYSGLSVITPEKLQLKPANRSISSQHLKPVIWPGNTIERPRGWVFPHNGRQLRIGVPNRVSYRAIVSQINASNAVQGYCIEIFRAAIKLLPYTVQYKFVLFGDGENNPSYYDLVNMITLDVFDVAVGDIAIVTDRTKIVDFTQPYIESGLVVVAPVNKLKSHAWAFLRPFTPMMWGVTAFFFLFVGTVVWILEHRTNDDFRGPPKEQIVTVLWFSFSTMFFAHRENTVSPLGRVVLIIWLFVVLIINSSYTASLTSILTVQQLSSPITGIDSLISSNERIGFQVGSFAANYLTEQLNIPKHRLVPLGSPEEYAIALERGTVAAVVDERPYVELFLSDHCEFSIRGQEFTKSGWGFAFPRDSPFAVDMSTAILTLSENGELQRIHEKWLSEKACAHRSSENEQLQLNSFKGLFLICGITCFMALLIYFLSMLHQFSKKSPIKAGPSNRDSSRSTRIQTFLDFVDEKEAVSPRKLKRKLEHISSNRLRSISKSRSERVQ, translated from the exons ATGAATGTCCAGCTTGCCTATCGTAGGTTCTTCATGAATCTGCTATTCCTTGCCTTCACATTCATCCTATTACATGGATCATCAACAGCAAGAGAAGAAGCTTCCCGACATGATGCCGATGATGTCGTAAATATCGGTGCCATATTCACATTGCAAACTATAAACGGCAAAGTTTCCAAAATTGCCATCGAAGCAGCTGAGCAAGACGTAAACTCCGATCCCCGCATCCTGGGGGGACGCAGATTGTCCATAAAGATCCATGATTCCAACTTCAGTAGTTTTCTTGGCTTCATTGGGG CCCTCAAGTTCTTGATGACCGACACAGTGGCTATAATCGGTCCACAAACCTCAGGAATGGCCCATGTGCTTTCGCATCTCGCAAATGAGCTCCATGTTCCCCTGCTCTCCTTCACGGCTCTGGATTCCACCCTAACACCTCTCCAGTATCCTTATTTTGTCCAAACAGCGCCCAGCGATCAGTTCCAGATGACTGCAATTGCAGACATGATTAGTAATTATGGTTGGAGAGAAGTCATAGCAATATTCAATGATGATGATCCGGGTCGAAATGGGGTAACTGTTTTGGGGGATAAACTTGCAGAAAGGGGTTGTAAGTTGTCTTACAAAGCAGCACTGCCTCCTGAACCAACCGCCACTCCAAGCTTTATTACCAGTCAGTTAGTGAAGATTAAGAGCATGGAGTCTCGAATAATCGTTTTACACACCTTCGCCAAAACTGGTCTCCTGGTTTTTGACCTGGCTCAAAAACAAGAAATGATGTCCAAAGGGTATGTTTGGATAGCTACTGCATGGTTATCGACTGTTTTAGATTCATCTTCTGCTTCAAACACTTCTAATTCAATTCTAGGAGCTCTTACCCTTCGCCCTCACACCCCTCAATCCTTAAAAAAACAGGCATTTATCTCAAGGTGGAAACACTTAAGTAATGGCTCAATTGGGTTAAATCCATACGGACTCTATGCGTATGATTCTGTGTGGACGATTGCTCGGGCACTGAACTTATTCTTTGATCAGAAAGGAAAGGTTtcattttctaacaaaaatttAAGTAGTACGGGGGAAGAGAATCTGAATCTGGGTGCTTTGAGCGTTTTTGAAGGAGGGAAGCAACTACTTGATAACATATTGGGCATTAATATGACTGGATTGACTGGACCTATTCACTTTGGTTCAGATAGATCTCCTCCACATCCATCATATGAAATCATTAATGTAATTGCCACAGGTTTTCGGAGCATCGGTTACTGGTCTAATTACTCTGGACTCTCCGTAATCACCCCTGAGAAACTTCAGTTGAAGCCTGCCAATCGTTCAATTTCAAGCCAGCATCTAAAGCCTGTCATATGGCCTGGAAATACCATAGAAAGGCCTCGTGGATGGGTTTTCCCACATAATGGGAGGCAACTGAGAATTGGAGTTCCCAACAGAGTTAGTTATAGAGCCATAGTCTCACAAATAAATGCCTCCAATGCAGTTCAAGGATATTGCATAGAGATATTCCGAGCTGCCATAAAACTTCTTCCATATACAGTTCAGTATAAGTTCGTTCTATTTGGAGATGGAGAAAATAACCCAAGCTACTATGATCTTGTCAACATGATTACTCTTGAT GTTTTCGATGTTGCTGTAGGTGACATTGCTATCGTCACTGACCGAACAAAGATTGTGGATTTTACTCAACCATATATAGAGTCGGGGCTAGTTGTGGTTGCTCCGGTAAACAAATTGAAGTCGCATGCTTGGGCTTTCTTGCGACCATTTACTCCAATGATGTGGGGTGTCActgcattttttttcctttttgttggAACAGTGGTGTGGATTCTTGAACATAGAACAAACGATGACTTTCGGGGGCCGCCAAAGGAACAGATAGTTACGGTTCTTTG GTTTAGTTTCTCAACCATGTTCTTTGCGCACA GAGAAAACACAGTGAGTCCACTTGGTCGAGTTGTGTTGATTATCTGGCTTTTTGTGGTTCTGATAATCAATTCAAGCTACACTGCAAGCTTGACATCAATTCTGACAGTGCAGCAGCTGTCTTCACCCATAACAGGAATTGATAGCTTGATATCCAGCAATGAACGTATAGGATTCCAAGTAGGTTCGTTTGCTGCAAACTATCTAACCGAGCAACTCAACATCCCCAAACATAGGCTTGTTCCTCTTGGCTCACCAGAAGAATATGCCATTGCCCTTGAAAGAGGAACAGTTGCAGCAGTGGTGGATGAAAGGCCATATGTAGAACTATTCCTTTCAGACCACTGCGAATTCTCAATCAGGGGCCAAGAGTTCACCAAAAGTGGATGGGGATTT GCATTTCCTAGGGACTCTCCTTTTGCAGTTGATATGTCAACAGCCATTTTAACTTTATCTGAGAATGGTGAACTTCAGAGGATCCATGAAAAGTGGCTTTCAGAAAAGGCTTGTGCTCATCGCAGTAGTGAGAATGAACAACTTCAATTGAATAGCTTCAAGGGCCTGTTTCTAATATGTGGGATAACATGTTTCATGGCGCTTTTGATATACTTCTTATCTATGCTACACCAGTTCAGCAAAAAATCCCCTATAAAAGCTGGTCCTTCAAATCGTGACAGCTCACGTTCTACACGCATCCAAACATTCCTGGATTTTGTGGACGAGAAAGAAGCCGTATCTCCCaggaaattaaaaagaaaactggAACATATTTCATCAAATCGTTTGAGGAGCATATCAAAGAGCAGGAGTGAGAGAGTACAGTAA
- the LOC106763849 gene encoding glutamate receptor 3.2 isoform X2 yields the protein MNVQLAYRRFFMNLLFLAFTFILLHGSSTAREEASRHDADDVVNIGAIFTLQTINGKVSKIAIEAAEQDVNSDPRILGGRRLSIKIHDSNFSSFLGFIGALKFLMTDTVAIIGPQTSGMAHVLSHLANELHVPLLSFTALDSTLTPLQYPYFVQTAPSDQFQMTAIADMISNYGWREVIAIFNDDDPGRNGVTVLGDKLAERGCKLSYKAALPPEPTATPSFITSQLVKIKSMESRIIVLHTFAKTGLLVFDLAQKQEMMSKGYVWIATAWLSTVLDSSSASNTSNSILGALTLRPHTPQSLKKQAFISRWKHLSNGSIGLNPYGLYAYDSVWTIARALNLFFDQKGKVSFSNKNLSSTGEENLNLGALSVFEGGKQLLDNILGINMTGLTGPIHFGSDRSPPHPSYEIINVIATGFRSIGYWSNYSGLSVITPEKLQLKPANRSISSQHLKPVIWPGNTIERPRGWVFPHNGRQLRIGVPNRVSYRAIVSQINASNAVQGYCIEIFRAAIKLLPYTVQYKFVLFGDGENNPSYYDLVNMITLDVFDVAVGDIAIVTDRTKIVDFTQPYIESGLVVVAPVNKLKSHAWAFLRPFTPMMWGVTAFFFLFVGTVVWILEHRTNDDFRGPPKEQIVTVLWFSFSTMFFAHRENTVSPLGRVVLIIWLFVVLIINSSYTASLTSILTVQQLSSPITGIDSLISSNERIGFQVGSFAANYLTEQLNIPKHRLVPLGSPEEYAIALERGTVAAVVDERPYVELFLSDHCEFSIRGQEFTKSGWGFVSIFRIGIS from the exons ATGAATGTCCAGCTTGCCTATCGTAGGTTCTTCATGAATCTGCTATTCCTTGCCTTCACATTCATCCTATTACATGGATCATCAACAGCAAGAGAAGAAGCTTCCCGACATGATGCCGATGATGTCGTAAATATCGGTGCCATATTCACATTGCAAACTATAAACGGCAAAGTTTCCAAAATTGCCATCGAAGCAGCTGAGCAAGACGTAAACTCCGATCCCCGCATCCTGGGGGGACGCAGATTGTCCATAAAGATCCATGATTCCAACTTCAGTAGTTTTCTTGGCTTCATTGGGG CCCTCAAGTTCTTGATGACCGACACAGTGGCTATAATCGGTCCACAAACCTCAGGAATGGCCCATGTGCTTTCGCATCTCGCAAATGAGCTCCATGTTCCCCTGCTCTCCTTCACGGCTCTGGATTCCACCCTAACACCTCTCCAGTATCCTTATTTTGTCCAAACAGCGCCCAGCGATCAGTTCCAGATGACTGCAATTGCAGACATGATTAGTAATTATGGTTGGAGAGAAGTCATAGCAATATTCAATGATGATGATCCGGGTCGAAATGGGGTAACTGTTTTGGGGGATAAACTTGCAGAAAGGGGTTGTAAGTTGTCTTACAAAGCAGCACTGCCTCCTGAACCAACCGCCACTCCAAGCTTTATTACCAGTCAGTTAGTGAAGATTAAGAGCATGGAGTCTCGAATAATCGTTTTACACACCTTCGCCAAAACTGGTCTCCTGGTTTTTGACCTGGCTCAAAAACAAGAAATGATGTCCAAAGGGTATGTTTGGATAGCTACTGCATGGTTATCGACTGTTTTAGATTCATCTTCTGCTTCAAACACTTCTAATTCAATTCTAGGAGCTCTTACCCTTCGCCCTCACACCCCTCAATCCTTAAAAAAACAGGCATTTATCTCAAGGTGGAAACACTTAAGTAATGGCTCAATTGGGTTAAATCCATACGGACTCTATGCGTATGATTCTGTGTGGACGATTGCTCGGGCACTGAACTTATTCTTTGATCAGAAAGGAAAGGTTtcattttctaacaaaaatttAAGTAGTACGGGGGAAGAGAATCTGAATCTGGGTGCTTTGAGCGTTTTTGAAGGAGGGAAGCAACTACTTGATAACATATTGGGCATTAATATGACTGGATTGACTGGACCTATTCACTTTGGTTCAGATAGATCTCCTCCACATCCATCATATGAAATCATTAATGTAATTGCCACAGGTTTTCGGAGCATCGGTTACTGGTCTAATTACTCTGGACTCTCCGTAATCACCCCTGAGAAACTTCAGTTGAAGCCTGCCAATCGTTCAATTTCAAGCCAGCATCTAAAGCCTGTCATATGGCCTGGAAATACCATAGAAAGGCCTCGTGGATGGGTTTTCCCACATAATGGGAGGCAACTGAGAATTGGAGTTCCCAACAGAGTTAGTTATAGAGCCATAGTCTCACAAATAAATGCCTCCAATGCAGTTCAAGGATATTGCATAGAGATATTCCGAGCTGCCATAAAACTTCTTCCATATACAGTTCAGTATAAGTTCGTTCTATTTGGAGATGGAGAAAATAACCCAAGCTACTATGATCTTGTCAACATGATTACTCTTGAT GTTTTCGATGTTGCTGTAGGTGACATTGCTATCGTCACTGACCGAACAAAGATTGTGGATTTTACTCAACCATATATAGAGTCGGGGCTAGTTGTGGTTGCTCCGGTAAACAAATTGAAGTCGCATGCTTGGGCTTTCTTGCGACCATTTACTCCAATGATGTGGGGTGTCActgcattttttttcctttttgttggAACAGTGGTGTGGATTCTTGAACATAGAACAAACGATGACTTTCGGGGGCCGCCAAAGGAACAGATAGTTACGGTTCTTTG GTTTAGTTTCTCAACCATGTTCTTTGCGCACA GAGAAAACACAGTGAGTCCACTTGGTCGAGTTGTGTTGATTATCTGGCTTTTTGTGGTTCTGATAATCAATTCAAGCTACACTGCAAGCTTGACATCAATTCTGACAGTGCAGCAGCTGTCTTCACCCATAACAGGAATTGATAGCTTGATATCCAGCAATGAACGTATAGGATTCCAAGTAGGTTCGTTTGCTGCAAACTATCTAACCGAGCAACTCAACATCCCCAAACATAGGCTTGTTCCTCTTGGCTCACCAGAAGAATATGCCATTGCCCTTGAAAGAGGAACAGTTGCAGCAGTGGTGGATGAAAGGCCATATGTAGAACTATTCCTTTCAGACCACTGCGAATTCTCAATCAGGGGCCAAGAGTTCACCAAAAGTGGATGGGGATTTGTGAGTATCTTTAGAATTG GCATTTCCTAG